The genomic window ATTTCATTTCCCTAccaaaacttaagaaaaatgagAGAGAGATATTTTTCCTAAGGAGAGGTATTGGGAAGTTAGAATGAGATGtcataacaaattaaaaaaatgaaataacctGTAAAAACTCACAAGACCCCTATTTGTAATAACACTGAACAAAAGAAGAAGGTCTACAAAATACACAATTCATCTTTCATTCCCTGCAAAAACCATTTAACCAGAATTTTGGCTGTGCAAGTGAGAGTGATCAGAGTTAAAGTGGCTTTTAAACTTATattaaattgttcaaaagatgACATTTGCTTCCTAATTTAAAGATTTGTATACTTACTAttgattttgtatttcaaaaagtttgaaatgaaatggaTTTGGCGAGGAAATGTtattttccttccctttttaaaaaagtgtgaCATCAGCacttttataaaattttcaaaactaattattttgaaatattgtgtGGTTAACCAAGATTTTCCCTATGAATGTTGATAGCCCTTGATAAAATATAGTTTGGTTGCCTAATCATTGGCCGGACGAAATTAGATTCCCGACAGCAGGCACTGCCCTTTGACTaccatttgtctttgtttctttactttacATTGTTCCTGAAAAATGTTTGCCCCCagccaaagaagaaaaaaaaactttgtgtATGTATAATTAAATTCCACGTAATACGAAACAGCGTTATTCAAAGTAAGGAATTTAGTAAGAGGATGTATTCAATTCTAAAGCTTGAATTGAGAGTTCGAATTTGCGCGAGGGAAAAACATTGTTGTGTTTGCTGTTGTTAACAATTATTCGTGTTCTCACCTTAGACGCTCCTGGTGAGGTTGTGGTACCACCAGTGTTACTTCTGATGAGTTCCAAAGCTTCCTTCGCACAGTTCGCTTTGGCCTCTTTTTTGCTGTGTCCCGATCCTTTGCATTTTATCACACGTCCAACTTTGACCTCACAAGTAAATATATGCGTATTTATCAGTCCCATGGCCAATTCATCCAAGTAGTTGAAGATCACAGGTTGTCTACTTTGAGCTCCTGCTTCCATCAACAAACTTACGGGATTCTTCGCTCTGTTTTCAGGAGACGAAATGATTTCGTTTATTTCACGCAAGATGACGTCCTCCATGTCGCAAGTAGCTCGGGCTCGACTAGTCTAAGGTATAAAATGTTTCTGCGTCTTGAATGTTTATGGGCGCTATAACTCTAATAGATGCAAATGTATGATCAGGAAGGATGGAGTTGCTTTCTCGGAAGTGTGATTTCCGTGAAAGCCACTTCCCGCCATCTTGTAATTACACCAGAAAACCTGGGTATGAGAGCACACTGGCGAAGCAGTGGCTGGTGGGATATCTTCTTCCAATTCGTGGAAAGCGCTCAACAGGCAAAATGTCGATGCTTTCGGCGGCCGCGTTGTTAGATGAATTAATGGGGGTCGATAGAGATCGAGCCCCCAATGAGAAAAAGACTGCCCTACATTGGTCTGATCCTCAGGTAATTTTTGGTTACTTTTATAGTAGTTTATTGTTGGTTATCTGTCTAGTTCGGTTCGTCGATAAAACTAACGCTGATAGTAAGcttgtttcttttacttttcaggTTTGCAAATACTTCCTTTGTGGATTTTGTCCTTCCCAGCTCTTCGTTAATACTAGATCTGACTTGGGTTAGTACAAAACCGtatctaatttttttgtaaaaatcgAATTGACTAACTTAAACTTGCAAACCGGGATAAACCGGCCGCATGGTCTTGAGTCAGTGTTTTAATTACGAAGCAATGAGAGAGTCAGCGATCAATTGAATAGCATTAGAGACAATTAAACAATTCACCGGAAATTTCCACTGGCATTTTAAACTCAGTAAGGGTTGTATATTAAACtatattgattttcttttacttttgtctttattttaatCTGTTACTTAATGTGAAACGTAGAACAAgtgaaagtttgaaaacgaATGATGTGCGTTATATAATCGGAGGTGTGAGGATGATGTGAATCATCACGAGTGAAAAATGTTAGTAATTTTTAGTAAGCTGATGTTCAAAACCCGTGGGTTTTGCTTCAAGTCAAAGTAGCGTTTGGTGTAAAACTAACCTATGTTCGGAAAGGGTCATGACAACGTCAAAACTGTACCCTGCAAGAACAATTTTTGTGTGAGAATGACGCAATCAACTCCCAGCAATGAAATTGCTTTTGATCAATGTTTCACTCTACTTACCGAAATTAGTAATTATTCATTCTGCAATTTCAACCTAACGTTGGTGAACAAAGAGCTGAAGTGCACTGTAACCTACATATGTTACTGGAACCTTTCAAGTCTCAAATAAAAGATCAAAGACTCCCATTGTAtcttttgttgacaaaaaaaaggattttacaCACAATTATAATTTACCTTGTATCTCTAGAAAGCCTTATGCAAAAGACTAAACATAACttgctgttaattttttttcttaggcCCTTGTGAAAAGGCACATGATGATCGGTTGAGAAAAGAGTAAGTATTGGCAACACATACTTTTCTGTTAATGTTGAGTGTATCGTTCCGTAAAATCGTGGGAGTAGGGGGAATTGCTGATAActaacaactattcaccaaagtggagaTGGCTAGTGGAGGATATGTACAAGGTGGCAAAGTTGTGAAATAATATTGTGAAGTAAACAgtgaaataatattaatgatcttaattaatttattcctGTAATGATAACAGTATTTTTGGATGAATAGTAAAGGATCTTTGGAGTTAGAGTGCTCAGTCAGAGTGCACCTTCAATGCTGTCGACTGTTTTAGTGTGTACTGAAGTAGGATAATAATACTAGTTGGCACCATCATACCAAAACCCACAAAGTTTTAGAGCTGAAATATTTGAAAGTGAAGGAAAATTGGCTTTTTTGATACTAATTAGGAGCTTTGATGTTTTGGTAAGAATGTTCCTAAGTAGGTTTTTGGATGAGATTCTACTTGTTCTGTTCAAAATTTCTGTAAAATGTGACTGCTTCTCAGGGCAGAGCTTCCTTACACACATAAAGTAATGCAGAATGTAtagtttcatcaaaattttttctttttttttcctgtgtagCCCTAGTACTTATACTTGTGTGCTGTTTGGGTTAATTTGATAAATTCTTGATGTTATTCCCTTGAGTTGTTTTTGAATGTTCTTAAATGGTATACTTTCAGAGAAACTCTAACTTCTACAATTTATGtcttttttaaaacacatttagGTATCAAGAAAGTGGTCGTTTCAAAAAAATGAGGTATGAAGAGGAATTTCTGAGGTATCTTCAAAACATTATGGCAGATGTGGACAGACGGATCAGGCGAGGACATACCAGATTGAACCTCAGTCGTGCACAGGAAGAGAAGGTGAAAACATGTGCATTATAATTATAACACATCAAATCATTTGATCTAAGATTTGTGATACTGTTAACTGCTGTTTTGAATTTTAGGAAAATTACCTTCTCTAATTCAAATCACTgctagcaaaaaaaaaatttttcccccAGATGTTTGTcatgttttgcaaaattttaaatgacagtttccatagttttttttgaaaattctcaGTTGACTTTTTGATTAGACCAATTTATTTTGCAGTTGTCAATTAAGCAACAAATTTGAAGTTATGTCGTGGATCTCATGTGcagtaaagtttgaaaattagtCTCGTACCTTTCAAAGTCGAAGGTGGTGAACCATTGTTGTCtcatttcatatatttctttagttattttagAATCTGTTGAATTTGATGACAGTGCTGCATCTGGTAATCGATGACTTAGGCAGACTTAGTTCAGCAGTttattctatttgttttattttaacctGTTCTCATtttattgtacttttttttataaataatggtcttttatttttacattactCTTTTGACTtgcttacaatttttttggttgaatggctgtggttttttttttggcatgcACTCTTATGTACCAGCTACCTCTTGTTTGGCTCTGTTAAGAATCATATGACCTCCCAATGGGACAGAAAGTGTTAGATACTGTGTTTCTGTCACAGGAATTGGCAAGTGGCAAGCCAGACagtgaaaaaatcaaaatgcttACCGAGAAGATTAATGCTTTGTTAGAGCAGGTGAGACAACATGTATACATCTTTGAAGACTCTGGTACTCTTGGCTTACTTGCTGTggtcacatttttttaataatacaaagtttaaagaaagttatatttttgtatCAGGTTGTATAGGTGtttgttcacatttttttaataatacaaagTTTAAAgaatgttatatttttatatcaGGTTGTATAGGTCTTTGTTTTACCCCTGTCATTCCCAAAGAAATAGTGTATTTAGGTTATCTAACTCTCTTGTTGGATTTTAGTCTTTTATTGATGATAAAAATGGTCAATGCATCAACCAGAGttagtttgttttgacattgtttaatttttgcttgAAGTCCTCTAGGCTTGTTTTTGCCTATCTTGTCAAATGTTGTGGCATGGTTTTGAAGAAAGAGGGAAgcagaataaattttaaaagttacaaagTATTTGCATGTACAGCTCTTTTTGGCCCTGATTTTATCTTCCTGCTAATCAGATTGCAATCTCTTTGAATTGTTTCTTGTCAATTCAATGTGTGTAGGTTGAACAATTAGGGTGTGAAGGAAAGGTGGAAGAAGCACAAGGTGTTATGAAATTGTGTGACCAGCTAAAGAATGAGCGCGAGGCTCTCCAAATGGTAAgatacaaatattttaaatgttatGCAGTAAATGGTTTGAGCCTAGGTGTAACATTTGATCTTTTAATAAATGTGAGTAGTCCTCTGGAGGTTTGTTATCAGCAgtggtgactgatgttttgatAACCAAAGCTGTCCTGACCTATCCTGAAGTCATTACAAGAGTCAAATGACATTGACTGATAACAGTTCTTTTCAAGCCAACAATTATGTAGATAATCAGACTACTAAATCAATTGGATATTTAAGAAACCAAAGAAACTATAATGGGTAGAAAATGTACTTGGAgcagatttaaccctttaactcccatgagtgaccaagacagaatttcttcttacaatattaatacaatatctgAGATGTGTGGTAACTATGACTGAGTACAAGAACAGGCAGTTTTTCATTGACGTCATAGCTTCAATTCCCAACGAAGATGTTCCTTGTTATTAATGGCCCAAATTCTCAGTTTCATTTATATTGGATCAAGGAGAAAAGACTAGGTACATCTGGGTGGGTCTCTTCTCTCATTGAAGTCACATTTGTAAGGGCATGTCAGATATTTTGAACACAGTCTTGGCTTGTTCTATTCTGTGATGCATTCTGATAGTCTTTAGGAAGATTCCTAAAGGCTACTTTTTATcccaaagaaataattttctcaATGTCCAAGCTTACTGCAAATCAAGAAattctttgtttgaaaaggttatTCCTTTTGTGGGCCTACTAGTGGTTGAATGGTTGAGTGGAACCAGGTCATTTGTTGTCTGGTTCAGTTTCTTCTTTACCATTGCTCAAAGGTGAGCAAGGACCTTCCAGGATGACAATATTGGATCagtgtcagtatctgagcaactgagcaccaacccctcccctaacttAACAACAgccaactgataacaagttagggtcaATGTTGGGTtagaggaggggaggggtagcTGTGCAGTTGCTttgatactgacattgatccacaTCATTCATGATGATTTTGGTGGCCTGCTTGTGGAGAGAAGGAGATAAATTGATCATTCAGAGTATCATTCATTTTTCTATAGAGGGTAACTTCGGAAAGGTTCTGACCGATTTTGTTTGtcctttttgtttgctttgttttacaGCAATCGCGTGACCTTAACTTAATGTCTGCTCAAGAAAAGCAAATGGAAGTGTGTGAAGTTTGTGGTGCTTTTCTTATCATTGGTGATGCACAAACTCGAGTTGATGATCACTTACAGGGAAAGCAGCATATGGGTTATGCCAAGATCAAAAGTACCATTGAGGAACTCAAGGTGAATTGGGCAATACTTGCACTGTGTCCCAGTGGTgcttcaaaaataataataccaCCCCTGCATTGATCTTAGCCCTAATACCTATCTACTTTATTTGCTGTTCTGACTGAAATTTaacactaaaattaaaaaattactgtaCTTCAGTCTAGTCTTCCTCTAGAACGAGTTTTAATTGAAGGAAAAAGGAAGACACCTCAGGGAATAACTAGGTTACCGAAAATTTGCCCTGCTCGCTCTAAATGTCCAATTCGTTGCAATGCATTTTACTTGATTcctcttgtattttttttttcccttcagaaTAAAAGGAACGAAAGGTCTCGGTCTAAATCCAAAGAGGCGATGGAAAAAGATGAAGGTTCTGAAAAAAAGCGGGAGAGGGAAGGAGAACGGAGCCGTGACCGGGACCGTGACGGGAGAAAGGACCGTGACAGAGACCGTGATAGGGATCGTGACGCTCGAGGACGCGAAAAGGATCGTGACAGAGATCGTGACAGAGATCGTGACAGGGATCGTGACCGAAGGAGAGACCGTGATCGTGACAGAGACCGTGACCGCGATAGGGATCGtgacagggacagggacagggatAGGGAtagggacagggacagggacagggatCGTGGCAGGGACCGTGAACGTAGAAGggatcgtgatcgtgatcgtgaCAGAGATCGTAGCAGGGACCGTGACCGGGATCGTGACCGGGATCGTGATCGTGACAGAGACCGTCATCGTGATAAGGAGCGTGATGGTGAAAAGGACCGAGATCGTGACAGGGATCGTGAGAGATCAAGGGAAAAGGAGAAGCGGCGTGTTGAGAAAGATGAAACGAAAGACGGAGATGGAGAAAAACTCGAGGAAAAGGAGAACGAAAATGGGGAAGATGAGAAAGAAGCCGCGGTCGAGAAGATGGAAGGAACCGATGAAGGTTACGACAACCAGGAGAAAGATAAGTCCGTCAGATCTCGAAGCAGGTGAGTGGTGTCTTTAAGGAGTGATATTAAATGAGAGCATTATGCAGAGATGGCAAAGTTTTAGCACAGTTAAGCCGATTTCTAATTAGTTGTTGATAATGAGAAGGGTAGACATTGTTATTTTGGGTGCTAACGTACAACGAGCTGCCCACTGATTAAACACCCCGTAAATTGGATCAAGAACTGAAGGCTACTGCGAAAGCAAAGCTACCTCAGCTCAGCAGAACGGAACAACAAAGATTGAGGTACCTCATTCTGTtgtgattttcaattttgaaatttcctcAATTCATTGCTTGTACTAAAGTCATGGCAGCAGCTATCATCTGGGCTTGAAGATAACTGGAAACACAAGGTACACACGCAAAGTTTGagttcaatttttaattttttgttaattatgGTTTTCAACCAAGCTGATCAACCGAGGATCGTATGTAAGGTAActttcctgtttgtttttgaaatgaaattttcgtTTCTATTCGTAATTTTTTACTAAAATGGAGTCAAACGTCTCAATGCGAAGAATCGCTCTCTAAAAGGAATCGATGTCGCTGCTCAAACCGAGTGGCAAAAAGTTAAGTCACAACTGGAAGAGAGTCGAATGTCGTGATCATTTGAAAGTAAACTTTTTGTTTGAAtgttaaaagaaagagaaaaagaaacaaaaaaaaacattttaaatttaaaagtgaGACCTTGGGAAGTTAAAGAATTCGTCACAGCAACGGAATTGAAGGTAGCAGTTGTTGTCAGACTTCAGTTTACCGTATTAAACCAACTTACGTTTCCAGTGAGTCACTCAAAGGATATCAATCTCTACCGGCGGATCAGCCAATCACTCAGTCGACATCTTGTAAGAGGTATTCTCCCAGGTATTTTAGATCATCATGTGTTTTGCGTAAGACCCACCAACGCCTATTTTCAGCCAGCCGCCGAGGAATGGTTTTCCTCATACGCACGACGTTCTTATCGATTTAAGAGTGTACATTATTTGGTAAATTATCATTAGGTGTGTGTGTTCGATATGTTAATATGGTCCGGAATGGTTAATCTTGTGTTTCCCTAATGGTGGAGATACAAGATTTAGccttttaatttctatttcacGGTGATCATGAAGTGACCTAGAGGACTACAATTTAGCGAACCTGTGTGGTTTGTGTTGGTGGCTTTCTTCTCTTGATTGAGTAGTGTACGAgtgttcatttgtttgcttgattgaaCTCTGATATTCCATCAGTGAGgcgttttttggtttttcttttccttccacTTTTCCACTGTTTGggaattttttgtttagttttcgAGGATGTCTTTTTGATAGTCTCTTTCTGTGTCCCTATGGAATCTTTGGATGTTTGTCGTTCTCTTGCATTTACTTCTTTGGGCGATGAAGCGAGTTAAAGGAAGGAACGGCGCACTCACAATATCTGGCTAAATCCTcagttgttgttggttttttcagCTGGTGACTAAGGGTCACTTCTTGTTCAGGGATTAGTTCGTTGAAGTCCAGCTCAGGCTTGGATAGCCTGATCATCTGTTGGCCCCTCGGCCTAAATGGTTTTATGTCATTTACAGGTCACGTGAGAGAGAAGAACACCACGACAAGACTGGGTCCTCGTCCCCAAAGAGCAGGTCTCGATCCAGGTCCCCTCTATAGTGTGCAAGTCCAGTGAATCATACCGCAGACCAGAAAAGTGATGGAGAGCAAGCCTTGTTTTTTACTGAAAAGTTGTCATTTCTAGTAGGTTAGTTTACTATAAGACGAAAACATCTTAAATTCTAGGGTTCGGTTTTACGTTTAGTTACCATGAGCTTCAGTAAATTTATAGTGTTGCCAACCCGTAGAACATAAACATATTTCTCAGAGGTTCGTTGTTAAGAGCCAGCTACATGTGTGTGTTACTCGAGGATTTCATTGCAAACAATCCTTCAACTTTCCTTTGAGCGATGTCCTTTTCAGACAACCCCTAAAAGTATAGAAAGGTTTTGAACCAAGTTTTGTCTGTGATTGGACCGGTGTCTTGAACATTGTGGAAGATTGGAGTTCTGCAGTGGCCACAGCATTCAAGATGGCGGGTCCATGATGAAATGAAGATAGTTCAGGTTGTTCGTCATCTTTAGTATCTCGTGTAGTTAAGTGGTAGCTACAACTTTTGCTCACTTAAAATAAACCAGAAGGCACCTAGATAGTTCTTTCCTTCCGTAGATGGTAGAATCCTGCAACAAAATAGTACACTCTTATATTTAGGTTGAATAAATCAATTCCTTTGGTGAAAAGTTTGAACCATTCTTTTGAGGAGCAAAACCGCAACAtttaatattgatttttttttgttatgaagaGTCATGGTTAGCACAATCTGGAAAAGGTGTTGAATTGTTATAATTATCTTCAAAAGCCCTTTCGTTTGGTTTGGGTCCTTGAAAGGTacttgattttttcttctggtttttGAGTTGTTTAAATATTATGCACCTTTGCCCGGGGAGTACTTCAATTTTATGCGTATCTCTCAAGCTTTTGATGCGGGTTGTCCGCTTCTTGCCAGTGTTGCAGCAGGTTACGTGTACCCGTCTCCATCTTTTTCAATACGTATGTTGTGATTCGGCTTTATCCCTTGTGTAAGATTTCCTTGTCGACTTCGTCGTTGTCTTTGTTATTCTTTTGTTGTCGAGTGGAAAAAATGAGTATGCAGccaaggaaatttttttgatgGGAAGAGCGGCCATTAAAGAGACTCGGCAGAGAAGCAGAAGCTTAGTAAAGCTTTACGTTCACGTGATAATTCGAATgtcttaattatttttaaaagcaatCACCACcaatatcaaaaataaatcaagtaaaTAACATTTTGGCATTTGAATGAAAACTGGATGATCTTTTTAGGGGAACTTTAATGTAAGAATTGGCTGGAAAAGGACTTCATAAAAGTCAAGCTTAGGTGGGCGTGAACCTGATCCTCTTGGAAAAACTAACCTGAGCTCCACGAAATCGTAATTAACTGGTGGACCTGTATCGCCTCCGACTTTTCGTTGCTTAGCTCCGACAGTAGTGTCCATTGCTGGCGGTTTTGTGAGCCCTTTGCGATTTTGCGTGCGCGGTTTTCGCGGCCTTAGCGCTCGTGGCCTTAGCGCTCGTTGCCTTCGCGCACTTAAAGCCGCTACCAAAATTACAGTTCAGCCACAAGAACTGTGGCTTTCCATTTTTAGCAATTAATTGCCATAGGTAAATCTGGGTTTTAGGGACGATATAGAAACGTGTTTTAAACGACTTTGATTATATAAACACTTGTATTTGAACCGCGGATTGTTAAATGAAGAGggaagtgatcttcgcagtaatgaacgcTACGTATAAATCGCATGGGGCCTAGTAAAGTTGAGGATTTATGTCATGCGTTTTCTCAGAAGATGCGGCGCGACTAGGGCAATTTctgcaacttctgaaaacacaaGCGATACCAATCCTTATTTTTAAGCGG from Pocillopora verrucosa isolate sample1 chromosome 8, ASM3666991v2, whole genome shotgun sequence includes these protein-coding regions:
- the LOC131785035 gene encoding luc7-like protein 3, whose translation is MELLSRKCDFRESHFPPSCNYTRKPGYESTLAKQWLVGYLLPIRGKRSTGKMSMLSAAALLDELMGVDRDRAPNEKKTALHWSDPQVCKYFLCGFCPSQLFVNTRSDLGPCEKAHDDRLRKEYQESGRFKKMRYEEEFLRYLQNIMADVDRRIRRGHTRLNLSRAQEEKELASGKPDSEKIKMLTEKINALLEQVEQLGCEGKVEEAQGVMKLCDQLKNEREALQMQSRDLNLMSAQEKQMEVCEVCGAFLIIGDAQTRVDDHLQGKQHMGYAKIKSTIEELKNKRNERSRSKSKEAMEKDEGSEKKREREGERSRDRDRDGRKDRDRDRDRDRDARGREKDRDRDRDRDRDRDRDRRRDRDRDRDRDRDRDRDRDRDRDRDRDRDRDRDRGRDRERRRDRDRDRDRDRSRDRDRDRDRDRDRDRDRHRDKERDGEKDRDRDRDRERSREKEKRRVEKDETKDGDGEKLEEKENENGEDEKEAAVEKMEGTDEGYDNQEKDKSVRSRSRSREREEHHDKTGSSSPKSRSRSRSPL